In a genomic window of Punica granatum isolate Tunisia-2019 chromosome 6, ASM765513v2, whole genome shotgun sequence:
- the LOC116212089 gene encoding probable carboxylesterase 17, whose protein sequence is MSILAEVPGFLQVFSDGSVLRLAPDHIAPASPTESSIGYMSKDVIIDALKPVTARMFIPSTSGSRDSLPVLVYFHGGGFCIGSTTWYGYHHFLGDLCAAVRCIVLSVDYRLAPENRLPIAYKDCYSSLEWLGCCQSTEPWLDRANLSCLFMSGDSAGGNIAHQVAIMATQDQVPGIQIRGIILIHPYFGSEKRTAEELADGSASYVAMNDLFWNLSIPEGSNRDYSGCNLEAAEMSPEEWDRFPSVMVFVAGLDFLKERGVSYAEFMRKRGVKNVKLAEAEGEQHVYHVYHPKSEATRLLQKQMSDFMAAFGTKG, encoded by the coding sequence ATGTCAATTCTGGCTGAAGTTCCCGGTTTCCTACAAGTTTTCTCCGATGGATCTGTGCTGCGCTTAGCACCTGATCATATTGCGCCTGCCTCCCCGACCGAATCATCCATTGGGTATATGTCCAAGGATGTGATAATCGATGCCTTGAAACCGGTGACTGCAAGGATGTTTATCCCCTCGACTTCAGGTTCCCGAGATTCACTCCCCGTTTTGGTCTATTTTCACGGTGGTGGGTTCTGCATTGGGTCGACCACCTGGTATGGCTACCACCACTTCCTGGGGGACCTGTGTGCCGCAGTTCGGTGCATTGTTCTCTCTGTCGACTACAGGCTGGCCCCAGAGAACCGCCTCCCCATAGCTTACAAAGATTGCTATAGCTCTCTGGAATGGCTAGGCTGCTGTCAGAGCACTGAGCCGTGGCTCGACCGAGCCAACCTTTCATGCTTGTTCATGTCTGGGGACAGTGCAGGGGGCAACATAGCTCATCAGGTGGCCATCATGGCAACTCAGGATCAGGTTCCTGGCATACAAATTCGCGGTATAATACTGATACATCCTTACTTCGGGAGTGAGAAGAGGACTGCGGAAGAGTTGGCTGATGGATCTGCCTCATACGTCGCGATGAATGACTTGTTCTGGAATCTGAGCATTCCAGAAGGCTCTAACCGGGACTACTCCGGATGCAACCTTGAGGCGGCAGAAATGTCTCCTGAAGAATGGGATCGGTTTCCTAGTGTGATGGTTTTCGTTGCAGGCCTAGATTTCCTGAAGGAAAGAGGAGTAAGCTATGCCGAGTTTATGCGTAAGAGAGGGGTGAAGAACGTCAAGCTTGCCGAAGCTGAGGGAGAGCAGCATGTGTACCATGTATACCATCCCAAGTCTGAAGCGACCCGCCTGCTGCAGAAACAGATGAGTGACTTCATGGCAGCTTTTGGAACCAAGGGCTAA